In the genome of Streptomyces sp. 846.5, the window CGACGCCTCCACCAAGCGGGACTTCTACGCCAACGCGTCGGCCCCGGTGCTCCCCGCCGCGATCGCCTCCGCCGTCACCGACATCTCGGGCCTCTCCGACTACTCGAAGTACTCGCACTACAGCACCAAGAAGGTGGTCCCGCAGGCCACGTCGAAGGCGGTCAGCGGGCTCACCCCGACCAAGGCCCGCTCCGCGTACAACGTCACCTCGGCCATCAGCGCCGGCTACACCGGCTCCGGCGTGACCGTGGGCCTGCTGGAGTTCTCCGGCTTCCAGCAGTCCAACATCACCACCTACGACAACTACTTCTCGCTGAGCCCGTCCACCCCGGTGGTCCGCAGCGCGGGCGGCGGCACCACCGACCTGTCCGGCCAGGACGAGGTCGAGCTGGACATCGAGGTGGTCCAGGCGCTGGCGCCGAAGGCCGCGATCAAGGTCTACGAGGCGCCCAACAGCGACGCCGGCGAGGTCGCCGTCTACGCGGCCCTGGTCAGCGACGACGTCCCGGTCGTCTCCATCAGCTGGGGCATCTACGAGTCGGGTGAGACCGCCAGCAACCGGGTGGCGCTGGACACCGACTTCCAGGAGGCCGCCGCCCAGGGGCAGTCGGTCTACGCCGCCTCCGGCGACAGCGGCTCCGACGACGCGGGCACCGGCGGCACCTCCGTCGACTTCCCGGCCTCCGACACCTACGTCACCGGCACCGGCGGCACCACCCTCACCCTCACCTCGGCCGGCGCCTGGAGCAAGGAGACCGCCTGGTCCGGCAGCGGCGGCGGCATCTCCTCGTACTTCAAGACGCCGTCCTTCCAGAGCTCGGTGAACACCGGCACCTACCGTGACGTCCCGGACGTGGCGGCCGACGCCAACCCGAGCAGCGGCTGGGCCATCTACACCCAGGGCGCCTGGTACGAGTTCGGCGGCACCAGCG includes:
- a CDS encoding S53 family serine peptidase; amino-acid sequence: MPLRAAIGLLAAPLPIIALAVAPAAHASVQPNVALRSDVLPVIAHATRTGQVAANKGISVTVSLAQRDPAGLQTFLKQVTDAKSSQYKHYLTVKQFADRFGASNASISQVTAYLRAQGLTVGAVTGNHLTLQASGTAAQIQTAFGTTLATYHDASTKRDFYANASAPVLPAAIASAVTDISGLSDYSKYSHYSTKKVVPQATSKAVSGLTPTKARSAYNVTSAISAGYTGSGVTVGLLEFSGFQQSNITTYDNYFSLSPSTPVVRSAGGGTTDLSGQDEVELDIEVVQALAPKAAIKVYEAPNSDAGEVAVYAALVSDDVPVVSISWGIYESGETASNRVALDTDFQEAAAQGQSVYAASGDSGSDDAGTGGTSVDFPASDTYVTGTGGTTLTLTSAGAWSKETAWSGSGGGISSYFKTPSFQSSVNTGTYRDVPDVAADANPSSGWAIYTQGAWYEFGGTSAAAPNWAAFTAIYDSEAAAKSKSVLGYANSSIYTLASSSSYSTAFHDVKSGSNGAYSAGTGYDKVTGWGSYNGAGFLSAELG